In one window of Rhinoderma darwinii isolate aRhiDar2 chromosome 7, aRhiDar2.hap1, whole genome shotgun sequence DNA:
- the LOC142657438 gene encoding E3 ubiquitin-protein ligase RNF123-like yields MLSHLNEESKQAAATTQPTSEEDLCPICYAHPISAVFRPCSHKSCKACINQHLMNNKDCFFCKATVTGVEDYEKPPAP; encoded by the exons ATGCTGAGTCACCTGAACGAGGAGTCCAAACAGGCGGCGGCGACCACTCAG CCCACCAGTGAGGAAGACCTGTGCCCCATCTGTTACGCTCACCCCATCTCTGCCGTGTTCAGACCCTGCTCCCACAAGTCCTGCAA AGCGTGCATCAATCAGCATCTCATGAACAACAAGGACTGTTTCTTCTGTAAAGCCACCGTCACGGGAGTAGAGGACTACGAGAAGCCCCCCGCCCCCTAG
- the AMIGO3 gene encoding amphoterin-induced protein 3, translating into MMISGGPGTLATLLLLFGWSLASGCPSGCICASDLLSCTRAALTEAPEDLPITTVTLDLSHNSISLLYGNWLSAAPHLHVLCLNHNDIKWLPLRTFHNASKLRHLDLSSNQLQRIHGQLFQQLLSLEELLLYNNNIAHVEETTFTRLGNIRKIYLSWNNLSTFSFSSVHNLTHPDLRTLDLSSNKFTELPVDEMSALPAYIKNGLYLHHNPLTCSCALYALLSQWRQRGFTSVLAFSREHTCLYMGRARAVVRILESQNGLDNCSIGLGQELVDPGVKVLVGRRLTVTCNTSLPQENTTYLWISPAYNFIFPPGTSNHSFRIHPNGSLEIHKAQPWHSGVYLCIAVNRRLSHNATHEVNITVHYPRHDVEPFNTGLTTLLGCVVSLVLVFIYLYMTPCRCCCSKPPQTPSPPQESSAQSSILCGTPPVCEGPNSRRVGAGRHVVFLEPIKEGRAEKTPEFLQLRSDSASSVFSDFPILQT; encoded by the coding sequence ATGATGATAAGCGGAGGGCCCGGGACCCTGGCGACTCTTCTGCTGCTCTTCGGGTGGTCTCTGGCTTCTGGTTGCCCCTCCGGTTGTATCTGCGCCTCGGACCTCCTGAGCTGCACCAGGGCGGCCCTGACCGAGGCTCCGGAGGATCTGCCCATCACGACCGTCACTCTGGACTTGAGTCACAACAGCATCAGCCTCCTGTACGGTAACTGGCTGTCCGCCGCGCCGCATCTCCACGTCTTATGCCTCAACCACAACGACATTAAATGGCTGCCGCTCAGGACTTTCCACAACGCCAGCAAACTGCGGCACCTGGACCTCTCCTCCAACCAACTGCAGAGAATCCACGGACAACTTTTCCAGCAGCTTCTCAGCCTGGAGGAACTTCTGCTCTACAACAACAACATCGCCCACGTGGAGGAGACGACGTTCACCCGACTGGGCAACATCCGAAAGATCTACCTGAGCTGGAACAACCTGAGCACCTTCTCCTTCAGCTCCGTGCACAATCTGACGCACCCCGACCTCCGCACCCTGGATCTGTCCTCCAACAAATTCACGGAGCTGCCGGTGGATGAAATGTCTGCTCTACCTGCGTACATCAAGAACGGCCTTTATCTACACCACAACCCCCTCACCTGCAGCTGCGCCCTCTACGCCCTCCTCAGCCAGTGGCGGCAGCGCGGCTTCACCTCCGTCCTCGCGTTCTCCCGGGAGCACACCTGCCTCTACATGGGGAGGGCCCGCGCCGTGGTTCGCATCTTGGAGTCCCAGAATGGACTTGACAATTGCTCCATTGGACTTGGGCAAGAACTTGTGGACCCCGGAGTGAAGGTGCTGGTGGGGCGGAGGctgacggtgacctgtaataccaGCCTCCCCCAGGAGAACACCACCTACCTGTGGATCTCACCCGCCTACAACTTCATCTTCCCCCCTGGAACCAGCAACCACAGTTTTAGGATTCACCCAAACGGCAGCTTAGAGATCCACAAGGCGCAGCCCTGGCACTCGGGGGTCTATCTGTGCATCGCAGTCAACAGACGACTCAGTCACAACGCAACGCACGAGGTCAACATCACCGTCCATTACCCCAGACACGATGTGGAGCCCTTCAACACCGGCCTCACCACCCTCCTGGGCTGCGTGGTCAGCCTGGTCCTCGTCTTCATTTACCTCTATATGACgccatgccgatgctgctgctcgAAGCCCCCACAGACCCCCAGCCCTCCGCAGGAAAGCAGCGCTCAGTCTTCCATACTGTGCGGAACTCCACCGGTCTGCGAAGGGCCCAACAGCCGCAGGGTCGGAGCCGGTCGCCACGTCGTCTTCCTGGAGCCAATAAAAGAAGGACGAGCTGAAAAGACCCCGGAGTTCCTGCAGCTGCGGTCGGACTCTGCCAGTTCCGTGTTCTCAGACTTCCCGATCCTGCAGACATAG
- the LOC142656957 gene encoding mannose-1-phosphate guanylyltransferase catalytic subunit beta has product MKALILVGGYGTRLRPLTLSVPKPLVDFCNKPILLHQVEALVKAGVNHVILAVSYMSDLLEKEMKEQEQRLRIRISMSHETEPLGTAGPLALARQLLTEDSEPFFVLNSDVICDFPFEDMVRCHQLHGKEGTIVVTKVEEPSKYGVVVYDADSGQIQRFVEKPQVFVSNKINSGLYIFCPSVLERIQLRPTSIEKEIFPVMAQEGQLFALELQGFWMDIGQPKDFLTGMCMYLQSVRQRHPERLRTGPGLVGNVLVDSSAKIGDNCCIGPNVTIGPGVTVEDGVRIKRCTVMKGSRIRSHSWLESSIVGWSSTVGQWVRMENVAVLGEDVIVNDELYLNGANVLPHKCISESVPEPRIIM; this is encoded by the exons ATGAAGGCCTTAATCCTGGTTGGCGGTTACGGTACGCGGTTACGACCTCTGACGCTCAGCGTCCCCAAACCTCTGGTGGATTTCTGCAACAAGCCGATCCTGCTGCACCAGGTGGAGGCGCTGGTGAAG GCGGGGGTTAATCACGTGATCCTGGCCGTCAGTTACATGTCCGACCTGCTGGAGAAGGAGATGAAGGAGCAGGAGCAGCGG CTGAGAATCCGCATCTCCATGTCCCACGAGACGGAGCCGCTGGGAACAG CGGGTCCGTTGGCTCTGGCCCGGCAGCTGCTGACTGAGGACTCAGAGCCGTTCTTCGTCCTGAACAGCGACGTCATCTGCGACTTTCCCTTCGAGGACATGGTGCGCTGCCACCAACTCCACGGCAAGGAGGGCACCATCGTG GTGACGAAGGTGGAGGAGCCCTCTAAATACGGGGTGGTCGTGTATGACGCAGACAGCGGCCAAATCCAGCGCTTTGTGGAGAAGCCTCAAGTGTTTGTGTCCAACAAGATAAATTCCGGATTATACATTTTCTGCCCGTCGGTGCTGGAGCGGATCCAG CTGCGTCCGACCTCTATAGAGAAGGAGATCTTCCCGGTCATGGCTCAGGAGGGGCAGTTGTTCGCTCTGGAGCTGCAGG GTTTCTGGATGGATATTGGGCAGCCCAAGGACTTCCTGACCGGCATGTGCATGTACCTGCAGTCCGTGAGGCAGCGACACCCCGAGCGGCTGCGCACCGGACCCGGCCTCGTGGGGAACGTGCTGGTG GATTCCTCAGCCAAGATCGGAGACAATTGCTGCATTGGCCCTAATGTGACTATCGGCCCTGGGGTGACGGTGGAGGACGGGGTGCGGATAAAGCGCTGCACAGTGATGAAGGGCTCCAGGATCCGTTCCCATTCCTGGCTGGAGTCCTCGATAGTCGGCTGGAGTTCAACAGTTGGACAGTGG GTGCGGATGGAGAATGTGGCGGTGCTGGGAGAAGACGTCATTGTAAACGATGAGCTTTACCTCAATGGAGCCAACGTGTTACCCCACAAATGCATCTCCGAGTCGGTGCCGGAACCCCGGATCATCATGTAG